A window from Carassius auratus strain Wakin chromosome 48, ASM336829v1, whole genome shotgun sequence encodes these proteins:
- the LOC113065734 gene encoding cap-specific mRNA (nucleoside-2'-O-)-methyltransferase 1-like isoform X1, translating into MKRRAQASDEPLKKRKAIREDSSDEDEESSQRTTSQDSSQSESLSDVEDHKPSFSRPSDSQNAEDNDASSEAPKFSMYNRVSQKLMAKMGFREGEGLGKFGQGRKEIVEASTQRGRRGLGLTLKGFQGDLNVDWQDEPEPSALESVTWFPESSPEIPDADELKDWMTVGQKKLRIDDETEFCSENLLHLLLRCKTVFDDLEGEEMRRARTRSNPYETIRGAFFLNRAAMKMANMDHVFDYMFTNPKDFQGKPQTRDKDGELLYFGDVCAGPGGFSEYVLWRRRWHAKGFGMTLKGSNDFKLEDFYAAPSELFEAYYGEGGIDGDGDITRPENITAFRNFVLDSTEGRGLHFIMADGGFSVEGQENIQEILSKQLLLCQFLTAMSVVRPGGHFVCKTFDLFTPFSVGLIYLLYLCFERVSLFKPVTSRPANSERYVVCKSLKPGTDAVREYMFTINLKLNQFRHSDRDVTEVVPLEIIKGDTDFFQFMINSNESHCAVQIKALGKIHAYVRDTTLFEPRQADIRKECLKLWGIPDKARVTHPSSDPKAKFCELVKGSDMDSFSSRPTALISGNLDKLQHVLDYRCIVGGGEQLFLLGLGRSQIYTWDGKAPLRWKKLENFKLELPRDTLLSVEIIQELKGEGKAQRRINAVHILDALVLNGTDVRDQHFNQRIQMAEKFVKAVSKPSRPDMNPIRVKEVYRLEEMEKIFVRLEMKVTKSSGGMPRLSYTGRDDRHFLPSGLYIIKTVNDPWTMAFSKSSKRKFFYNKQTKESTYALPPGSVAPFHACHQDRLFWAWEEGVRVHDSQTRVNPDKLSKDDVLSFIHQHCQQ; encoded by the exons ATGAAGAGACGGGCACAAGCATCAGACGAGCCTCTGAAGAAGAGGAAGGCTATCCGTGAGGATTCctctgatgaagatgaggagTCTTCTCAAAGAACCACCAGTCAGG ATTCAAGTCAGAGTGAGTCTCTCAGTGATGTTGAGGATCACAAACCCAGTTTCTCCAGGCCTTCTGATTCCCAGAATGCTGAGGACAACGATGCCTCTTCTGAAGCCCCCAAATTTTCTATGTATAACCGAGTCTCTCAGAAACTCATG GCCAAAATGGGTTTCAGAGAAGGCGAAGGTTTGGGAAAGTTCGGTCAAGGGCGGAAAGAGATCGTAGAAGCATCGACCCAACGTGGGAGGCGTGGTTTGGGTCTGACCCTGAAGGGCTTCCAGGGCGACCTCAATGTAGACTGGCAAGATGAGCCGGAG CCAAGTGCTTTAGAGTCAGTGACGTGGTTTCCAGAAAGCTCTCCAGAGATCCCAGacgcagatgagctgaaggatTGGATGACTGTGGGCCAG aaaaaattaagaattgaTGATGAAACTGAATTTTGCTCGGAGAATCTGCTGCATCTCCTCCTTCGCTGCAAA ACTGTGTTTGATGACTTGGAGGGGGAGGAGATGAGGAGAGCGCGTACTCGATCAAACCCTTACGAAACAATCCGAGGGGCTTTCTTTCTTAACAG AGCTGCTATGAAGATGGCGAACATGGATCATGTTTTTGACTATATGTTCACTAACCCCAAGGATTTTCAAGGG aagCCGCAGACGCGTGATAAAGATGGTGAGTTGCTGTATTTTGGAGATGTATGTGCAGGACCGGGAGGATTCTCTGAGTATGTGTTGTGGCGGCGGCGCTGGCACGCGAAAGGTTTTGGGATGACTCTTAAAGGATCCAACGATTTCAAACTGGAAGATTTCTATGCTGCTCCCAGCGAGCTCTTTGAGGCCTATTATG GTGAGGGTGGGATTGATGGCGATGGTGACATCACGCGGCCGGAAAACATCACTGCGTTTCGCAACTTTGTCTTAGACAGCACTGAAGGGCGGGGCCTGCACTTCATAATGGCAGATGGG GGGTTTTCTGTGGAGGGCCAAGAGAACATTCAGGAGATTTTGAGTAAACAGCTCCTTCTGTGTCAGTTCCTCACTGCCATGTCCGTCGTCAGAccag GAGGCCATTTTGTGTGTAAGACGTTTGACCTGTTCACACCGTTCAGCGTGGGCTTGATTTATTTGCTGTACCTCTGTTTCGAGAGGGTCTCGCTGTTCAAACCCGTCACCAGCCGGCCTGCCAATTCAGAGAG ATATGTGGTGTGTAAGAGTTTGAAGCCAGGCACCGATGCTGTCAGAGAATACATGTTCACCATCAACCTGAAACTGAATCAATTCAGACACTCGGACAGAGACGTTACTGAAGTCGTCCCTCTGGAAATTATTAAAGGAGACACTGACTTCTTCCAATTCATGATCAACTCCAATGAAAG CCATTGTGCAGTACAGATCAAAGCGCTGGGTAAGATCCACGCGTACGTCAGAGATAC GACACTGTTTGAGCCCAGGCAAGCTGACATCCGCAAAGAATGTCTCAAACTATGGGGG ATTCCTGATAAAGCCAGAGTCACTCATCCATCATCCGATCCGAAAGCAAAGTTCTGTGAGCTCGTGaag GGCTCCGATATGGACAGTTTTAGTTCCAGACCAACTGCACTGATCTCAGGAAATCTGGATAAACTACAGCACGTACTGGACTACAGGTGCATTGTGGGAGGAGGAGAACAGCTCTTTCTACTGGGACTTGGG AGATCTCAAATCTACACGTGGGATGGCAAAGCCCCGTTACGATGGAAGAAGCTGGAGAACTTCAAACTGGAGCTGCCCAGAGACACACTATTGAGTGTAGAGATCATCCAGGAGCTGAAGGGAGAG GGAAAAGCCCAGAGAAGGATCAACGCTGTGCACATTCTCGATGCTCTTGTTCTCAACGGCACTGATGTCAGAGATCAGCACTTCAACCAGAG AATCCAGATGGCGGAGAAGTTTGTGAAAGCTGTGTCCAAACCCAGCAGGCCAGACATGAACCCCATCCG agtgaAGGAAGTCTATAGGTTAGAGGAGATGGAGAAGATCTTTGTGAG gtTGGAAATGAAGGTAACCAAGAGCTCGGGAGGGATGCCAAGACTGTCATACACAGGCAGAGATGACCGTCACTTCCTCCCCAGTGGACTTTACATCATCAAAACTGTTAAcg ACCCATGGACAATGGCGTTCAGCAAAAGTTCTAAAAGAAAGTTTTTCTACAATAAGCAGACCAAAGAATCGACTTATGCACTGCCGCCTGGTTCTGTGGCACCTTTCCA TGCATGTCATCAAGACCGGCTGTTTTGGGCTTGGGAAGAAGGAGTCCGGGTTCACGACTCCCAGACGCGGGTCAACCCGGACAAACTGTCTAAAGACGACGTGCTTTCCTTCATCCATCAACACTGTCAACAATAA
- the LOC113065734 gene encoding cap-specific mRNA (nucleoside-2'-O-)-methyltransferase 1-like isoform X2, with translation MKRRAQASDEPLKKRKAIREDSSDEDEESSQRTTSQDSSQSESLSDVEDHKPSFSRPSDSQNAEDNDASSEAPKFSMYNRVSQKLMAKMGFREGEGLGKFGQGRKEIVEASTQRGRRGLGLTLKGFQGDLNVDWQDEPEPSALESVTWFPESSPEIPDADELKDWMTVGQKKLRIDDETEFCSENLLHLLLRCKTVFDDLEGEEMRRARTRSNPYETIRGAFFLNRAAMKMANMDHVFDYMFTNPKDFQGKPQTRDKDGELLYFGDVCAGPGGFSEYVLWRRRWHAKGFGMTLKGSNDFKLEDFYAAPSELFEAYYGEGGIDGDGDITRPENITAFRNFVLDSTEGRGLHFIMADGGFSVEGQENIQEILSKQLLLCQFLTAMSVVRPGGHFVCKTFDLFTPFSVGLIYLLYLCFERVSLFKPVTSRPANSERYVVCKSLKPGTDAVREYMFTINLKLNQFRHSDRDVTEVVPLEIIKGDTDFFQFMINSNESHCAVQIKALGKIHAYVRDTTLFEPRQADIRKECLKLWGIPDKARVTHPSSDPKAKFCELVKGSDMDSFSSRPTALISGNLDKLQHVLDYRCIVGGGEQLFLLGLGRSQIYTWDGKAPLRWKKLENFKLELPRDTLLSVEIIQELKGEGKAQRRINAVHILDALVLNGTDVRDQHFNQSCANCHVSDSPGGQEVL, from the exons ATGAAGAGACGGGCACAAGCATCAGACGAGCCTCTGAAGAAGAGGAAGGCTATCCGTGAGGATTCctctgatgaagatgaggagTCTTCTCAAAGAACCACCAGTCAGG ATTCAAGTCAGAGTGAGTCTCTCAGTGATGTTGAGGATCACAAACCCAGTTTCTCCAGGCCTTCTGATTCCCAGAATGCTGAGGACAACGATGCCTCTTCTGAAGCCCCCAAATTTTCTATGTATAACCGAGTCTCTCAGAAACTCATG GCCAAAATGGGTTTCAGAGAAGGCGAAGGTTTGGGAAAGTTCGGTCAAGGGCGGAAAGAGATCGTAGAAGCATCGACCCAACGTGGGAGGCGTGGTTTGGGTCTGACCCTGAAGGGCTTCCAGGGCGACCTCAATGTAGACTGGCAAGATGAGCCGGAG CCAAGTGCTTTAGAGTCAGTGACGTGGTTTCCAGAAAGCTCTCCAGAGATCCCAGacgcagatgagctgaaggatTGGATGACTGTGGGCCAG aaaaaattaagaattgaTGATGAAACTGAATTTTGCTCGGAGAATCTGCTGCATCTCCTCCTTCGCTGCAAA ACTGTGTTTGATGACTTGGAGGGGGAGGAGATGAGGAGAGCGCGTACTCGATCAAACCCTTACGAAACAATCCGAGGGGCTTTCTTTCTTAACAG AGCTGCTATGAAGATGGCGAACATGGATCATGTTTTTGACTATATGTTCACTAACCCCAAGGATTTTCAAGGG aagCCGCAGACGCGTGATAAAGATGGTGAGTTGCTGTATTTTGGAGATGTATGTGCAGGACCGGGAGGATTCTCTGAGTATGTGTTGTGGCGGCGGCGCTGGCACGCGAAAGGTTTTGGGATGACTCTTAAAGGATCCAACGATTTCAAACTGGAAGATTTCTATGCTGCTCCCAGCGAGCTCTTTGAGGCCTATTATG GTGAGGGTGGGATTGATGGCGATGGTGACATCACGCGGCCGGAAAACATCACTGCGTTTCGCAACTTTGTCTTAGACAGCACTGAAGGGCGGGGCCTGCACTTCATAATGGCAGATGGG GGGTTTTCTGTGGAGGGCCAAGAGAACATTCAGGAGATTTTGAGTAAACAGCTCCTTCTGTGTCAGTTCCTCACTGCCATGTCCGTCGTCAGAccag GAGGCCATTTTGTGTGTAAGACGTTTGACCTGTTCACACCGTTCAGCGTGGGCTTGATTTATTTGCTGTACCTCTGTTTCGAGAGGGTCTCGCTGTTCAAACCCGTCACCAGCCGGCCTGCCAATTCAGAGAG ATATGTGGTGTGTAAGAGTTTGAAGCCAGGCACCGATGCTGTCAGAGAATACATGTTCACCATCAACCTGAAACTGAATCAATTCAGACACTCGGACAGAGACGTTACTGAAGTCGTCCCTCTGGAAATTATTAAAGGAGACACTGACTTCTTCCAATTCATGATCAACTCCAATGAAAG CCATTGTGCAGTACAGATCAAAGCGCTGGGTAAGATCCACGCGTACGTCAGAGATAC GACACTGTTTGAGCCCAGGCAAGCTGACATCCGCAAAGAATGTCTCAAACTATGGGGG ATTCCTGATAAAGCCAGAGTCACTCATCCATCATCCGATCCGAAAGCAAAGTTCTGTGAGCTCGTGaag GGCTCCGATATGGACAGTTTTAGTTCCAGACCAACTGCACTGATCTCAGGAAATCTGGATAAACTACAGCACGTACTGGACTACAGGTGCATTGTGGGAGGAGGAGAACAGCTCTTTCTACTGGGACTTGGG AGATCTCAAATCTACACGTGGGATGGCAAAGCCCCGTTACGATGGAAGAAGCTGGAGAACTTCAAACTGGAGCTGCCCAGAGACACACTATTGAGTGTAGAGATCATCCAGGAGCTGAAGGGAGAG GGAAAAGCCCAGAGAAGGATCAACGCTGTGCACATTCTCGATGCTCTTGTTCTCAACGGCACTGATGTCAGAGATCAGCACTTCAACCAGAG TTGTGCTAATTGCCATGTCAGTGACAGCCCTGGGGGCCAGGAAGTCCTGTGA